One genomic segment of Brassica oleracea var. oleracea cultivar TO1000 unplaced genomic scaffold, BOL UnpScaffold00779, whole genome shotgun sequence includes these proteins:
- the LOC106320054 gene encoding probable histone H2A.1: MAGRGKTLGSGAVKKATSRSSKAGLQFPVGRIARFLKKGKYAERVGAGAPVYLSAVLEYLAAEVLELAGNAARDNKKTRIVPRHIQLAVRNDEELSKLLGDVTIANGGVMPNIHNLLLPKKAGASSKPSGDDD; encoded by the exons ATGGCGGGCCGCGGCAAAACTCTCGGATCCGGGGCTGTGAAGAAGGCAACCTCGAGAAGCAGCAAAGCCGGTCTCCAATTCCCGGTGGGTCGTATCGCTCGTTTCCTGAAGAAAGGCAAGTACGCCGAACGCGTCGGAGCCGGAGCTCCGGTATACTTATCGGCCGTTCTCGAATACCTGGCCGCCGAG GTGTTGGAGTTGGCTGGAAACGCGGCGAGGGATAACAAGAAAACGAGGATTGTTCCGAGGCACATTCAGCTCGCGGTGAGGAACGACGAGGAGTTGAGTAAATTGCTGGGAGATGTTACGATTGCTAACGGAGGAGTGATGCCGAATAttcacaatcttcttcttcctaagAAGGCTGGTGCTTCATCCAAGCCATCTGGGGATGACGATTGA
- the LOC106320053 gene encoding transcription factor bHLH115 produces the protein MVFPENTNWLSDYPLIDGVFSHHSPIFPWQIDGSATVTVEEVDGFLCDSDVIKERGSKKSVKSESYAGPSSKVCREKQRRDKLNDKFTELSSILEPGRAPKTDKVAIINDAIRMVNQARDEAQRLKDLNSSLQEKIKELKDEKNELRDEKQKLKIEKDRIEQQLKAINTQPLPAQPCFLPNPPTLSQAQAPGSKLVPYTTYPGFAMWQFMPPAAVDTSQDHVLRPPVA, from the exons ATGGTGTTTCCGGAGAACACGAACTGGCTCAGTGATTACCCTTTGATTGATGGTGTTTTCTCTCATCATAGTCCCATTTTCCCTTGGCAGATCGATGGCTCAGCTACTGTCAC TGTTGAAGAAGTTGATGGCTTCCTTTGTGATTCGGATGTGATCAAAGAACGTGGCTCAAAGAAGAG CGTCAAATCCGAATCTTATGCTGGTCCTAGCTCGAAAGTGTGTAGGGAGAAACAAAGACGCGATAAGCTAAATGACAA ATTTACGGAATTGAGTTCCATATTGGAACCTGGGAGAGCTCCGAAAACAGACAAGGTTGCTATCATCAATGACGCTATCCGCATGGTGAATCAAGCAAGAGACGAAGCACAGAGATTGAAAGACTTGAATTCAAGCCTCCAGGAGAAAATCAAGGAGTTGAAG GATGAGAAGAACGAGCTGCGTGATGAGAAACAGAAGCTGAAGATTGAGAAAGACAGAATCGAGCAGCAACTCAAAGCGATCAACACACAGCCTTTGCCTGCTCAACCTTGTTTCTTACCAAATCCACCAACACTGTCTCAGGCTCAAGCTCCAGGAAGCAAGCTTGTCCCTTACACAACTTATCCTGGCTTTGCCATGTGGCAGTTCATGCCTCCTGCTGCAGTTGATACCTCACAGGACCACGTCCTTCGTCCTCCGGTTGCTTAA